A genomic segment from Natator depressus isolate rNatDep1 chromosome 19, rNatDep2.hap1, whole genome shotgun sequence encodes:
- the FGR gene encoding tyrosine-protein kinase Fgr isoform X1, protein MGCVYCKEKGSNKGQTENIDGTTSSASKSCYGPDPTQQNLSSSFTRIPDYNNFHSTPVSTAGAPAFMGPSLYPGNTLHACGGGITGGGVTLFIALYDYEARTEDDLTFLKGEKFHIINNTEGDWWEARSLNTGATGYVPSNYVAPVDSIQAEEWYFGKMGRKDAERQLLCHGNPRGTFLIRESETSKGAYSLSIRDWDETKGDHVKHYKIRKLDNGGYYITTRSQFETIQELVQHYIERAAGLCCRLAVPCHKGMPKLADLSVKTKDVWEIPRESLQLIKKLGNGQFGEVWMGTWNGTTKVAVKTLKPGTMSPEAFLEEAQIMKRLRHDKLVQLYAVVSEEPIYIVTEFMSQGSLLDFLKDGDGRFLKLPQLVDMSAQIAAGMAYIERMNYIHRDLRAANILVADNLVCKIADFGLARLIEDNEYTARQGAKFPIKWTAPEAALYGKFTIKSDVWSFGILLTELVTKGRVPYPGMNNREVLEQVERGYRMQCPGSCPPSLHELMVQCWKKEPEERPTFEYLQSFLEDYFTATEPQYQPGDNQ, encoded by the exons ATGGGCTGTGTGTATTGCAAGGAGAAGGGGTCGAATAAAGGCCAGACGGAGAACATTGATGGCACGACCAGCTCAGCATCGAAATCCTGCTACGGCCCCGACCCGACCCAGCAGAATCTCAGCAGCAGCTTCACCCGCATCCCTGACTATAACAACTTCCACAGCACGCCCGTCAGCACCGCCGGCGCCCCTGCCTTCATGGGCCCCAGCCTCTACCCCGGCAACACCTTGCACGCGTGTGGAGGGGGGATCACAG GTGGGGGGGTGACCCTATTCATTGCCTTGTACGATTACGAAGCCCGGACAGAGGATGACCTGACGTTCCTGAAGGGGGAGAAATTCCACATTATCAACAATAC CGAGGGCGACTGGTGGGAGGCAAGGTCCCTGAACACAGGGGCCACAGGCTACGTCCCCAGCAACTACGTGGCCCCAGTGGACTCCATCCAGGCAGAAGA GTGGTACTTTGGGAAGATGGGGCGAAAGGACGCCGAGAGGCAGCTGCTGTGTCACGGCAACCCCCGAGGGACCTTCCTCATCCGCGAGAGCGAGACCAGCAAAG GTGCCTACTCCCTGTCCATCCGGGACTGGGACGAGACGAAGGGCGATCACGTGAAGCACTATAAAATCCGGAAGCTGGATAACGGGGGTTATTACATCACCACGCGGTCCCAGTTCGAGACCATCCAGGAGCTGGTCCAGCATTACATAG AGCGAGCTGCGGGCCTATGCTGCCGTCTGGCCGTGCCATGCCACAAGGGGATGCCCAAGCTGGCAGACCTGTCTGTCAAAACCAAAGACGTGTGGGAGATCCCGCGAGAGTCGCTGCAGCTGATCAAGAAGCTGGGCAATGGGCAGTTTGGGGAAGTGTGGATGG GCACGTGGAACGGCACCACCAAGGTGGCGGTGAAGACGCTGAAGCCGGGCACCATGTCCCCGGAGGCCTTCCTGGAGGAGGCCCAGATCATGAAGCGGCTCCGGCATGACAAGCTGGTGCAGCTCTACGCCGTGGTGTCCGAGGAGCCCATCTACATCGTCACTGAGTTCATGAGCCAGG gGAGCTTGCTGGATTTCCTGAAGGATGGAGATGGCCGGTTCCTGAAGCTGCCCCAGCTGGTGGACATGTCGGCCCAG ATCGCGGCCGGCATGGCCTACATCGAGCGGATGAACTACATCCACCGGGACTTGCGTGCTGCCAACATCCTGGTGGCTGACAACCTGGTGTGTAAGATCGCGGACTTCGGCCTGGCCCGCCTCATCGAGGATAATGAGTACACAGCACGCCAAG GTGCCAAGTTCCCCATCAAGTGGACGGCCCCGGAAGCTGCTCTCTATGGGAAATTCACCATCAAGTCAGACGTGTGGTCCTTTGGCATCCTTCTGACAGAGCTCGTCACCAAGGGCCGCGTGCCCTACCCAG GCATGAATAACCGGGAGGTGCTGGAGCAGGTGGAGCGGGGGTACCGCATGCAGTGCCCGGGCagctgccccccctccctgcacgAGCTGATGGTGCAGTGCTGGAAGAAGGAGCCCGAGGAGCGCCCCACTTTCGAATACCTCCAGTCCTTCCTGGAAGACTATTTCACTGCCACAGAGCCTCAGTACCAGCCAGGGGACAACCAGTGA
- the FGR gene encoding tyrosine-protein kinase Fgr isoform X2: MGCVYCKEKGSNKGQTENIDGTTSSASKSCYGPDPTQQNLSSSFTRIPDYNNFHSTPVSTAGAPAFMGPSLYPGNTLHACGGGITGGGVTLFIALYDYEARTEDDLTFLKGEKFHIINNTEGDWWEARSLNTGATGYVPSNYVAPVDSIQAEEWYFGKMGRKDAERQLLCHGNPRGTFLIRESETSKGAYSLSIRDWDETKGDHVKHYKIRKLDNGGYYITTRSQFETIQELVQHYIEFNDGLCHLLTRVCPNMKPQTMSLSKDAWEITRESVSLDKKLGMGCFGDVWMGTWNGTTKVAVKTLKPGTMSPEAFLEEAQIMKRLRHDKLVQLYAVVSEEPIYIVTEFMSQGSLLDFLKDGDGRFLKLPQLVDMSAQIAAGMAYIERMNYIHRDLRAANILVADNLVCKIADFGLARLIEDNEYTARQGAKFPIKWTAPEAALYGKFTIKSDVWSFGILLTELVTKGRVPYPGMNNREVLEQVERGYRMQCPGSCPPSLHELMVQCWKKEPEERPTFEYLQSFLEDYFTATEPQYQPGDNQ, translated from the exons ATGGGCTGTGTGTATTGCAAGGAGAAGGGGTCGAATAAAGGCCAGACGGAGAACATTGATGGCACGACCAGCTCAGCATCGAAATCCTGCTACGGCCCCGACCCGACCCAGCAGAATCTCAGCAGCAGCTTCACCCGCATCCCTGACTATAACAACTTCCACAGCACGCCCGTCAGCACCGCCGGCGCCCCTGCCTTCATGGGCCCCAGCCTCTACCCCGGCAACACCTTGCACGCGTGTGGAGGGGGGATCACAG GTGGGGGGGTGACCCTATTCATTGCCTTGTACGATTACGAAGCCCGGACAGAGGATGACCTGACGTTCCTGAAGGGGGAGAAATTCCACATTATCAACAATAC CGAGGGCGACTGGTGGGAGGCAAGGTCCCTGAACACAGGGGCCACAGGCTACGTCCCCAGCAACTACGTGGCCCCAGTGGACTCCATCCAGGCAGAAGA GTGGTACTTTGGGAAGATGGGGCGAAAGGACGCCGAGAGGCAGCTGCTGTGTCACGGCAACCCCCGAGGGACCTTCCTCATCCGCGAGAGCGAGACCAGCAAAG GTGCCTACTCCCTGTCCATCCGGGACTGGGACGAGACGAAGGGCGATCACGTGAAGCACTATAAAATCCGGAAGCTGGATAACGGGGGTTATTACATCACCACGCGGTCCCAGTTCGAGACCATCCAGGAGCTGGTCCAGCATTACATAG AGTTCAATGACGGTCTGTGCCATCTACTAACTCGGGTATGCCCCAATATGAAGCCCCAGACTATGAGCCTGTCTAAAGACGCCTGGGAAATAACGCGGGAGTCCGTAAGCTTGGACAAGAAGCTTGGCATGGGATGTTTCGGAGACGTGTGGATGG GCACGTGGAACGGCACCACCAAGGTGGCGGTGAAGACGCTGAAGCCGGGCACCATGTCCCCGGAGGCCTTCCTGGAGGAGGCCCAGATCATGAAGCGGCTCCGGCATGACAAGCTGGTGCAGCTCTACGCCGTGGTGTCCGAGGAGCCCATCTACATCGTCACTGAGTTCATGAGCCAGG gGAGCTTGCTGGATTTCCTGAAGGATGGAGATGGCCGGTTCCTGAAGCTGCCCCAGCTGGTGGACATGTCGGCCCAG ATCGCGGCCGGCATGGCCTACATCGAGCGGATGAACTACATCCACCGGGACTTGCGTGCTGCCAACATCCTGGTGGCTGACAACCTGGTGTGTAAGATCGCGGACTTCGGCCTGGCCCGCCTCATCGAGGATAATGAGTACACAGCACGCCAAG GTGCCAAGTTCCCCATCAAGTGGACGGCCCCGGAAGCTGCTCTCTATGGGAAATTCACCATCAAGTCAGACGTGTGGTCCTTTGGCATCCTTCTGACAGAGCTCGTCACCAAGGGCCGCGTGCCCTACCCAG GCATGAATAACCGGGAGGTGCTGGAGCAGGTGGAGCGGGGGTACCGCATGCAGTGCCCGGGCagctgccccccctccctgcacgAGCTGATGGTGCAGTGCTGGAAGAAGGAGCCCGAGGAGCGCCCCACTTTCGAATACCTCCAGTCCTTCCTGGAAGACTATTTCACTGCCACAGAGCCTCAGTACCAGCCAGGGGACAACCAGTGA